Genomic segment of Euleptes europaea isolate rEulEur1 chromosome 6, rEulEur1.hap1, whole genome shotgun sequence:
tgaacacatgaacacctgaagctgccttctactgaatcagacccttagtccatcaaagtcagcattgtctactcacaccggcagacaggctgaggtctttcacatcacctacttgcctggtccctttacctggagatgccggggattgaacctgggaccttctgcatgccaagcagaggctctaccactgagccacagcctttcccatgTCTCATGTGGATGAGGCTATTCGGTCACTGTTCAGTACCCCGGGTTCACAGAGCTTGCCACGACGCCCACTGTGGTCCAGGCCACGACCGCATTTCAAAGGCTGGTATCGACGGTCTCCGATTTGAGGTGCGTGCCAACCTCAGAGAGGGTGTCCAGCTGCCCGTCGCGGCAGAAGAGCACCGCCGGGTTCTTGCAGGCCCACATGGCCACCTCCCCTCCGCTGGCCGGGCTGGAAGAGCCGAGGGTGCTGCCCGCGGTGCCACCGTGCCCGTGGCTGGCGTAGCGCTGGGCCCGGCTCTTGGCCTCCGGGCGGTGCTCCCGGGCGGCCGCCAGGTAAGCGGCCAGGTCCTTCCTAGCCCTGTAGCCGCCCTCCCGGTGGCGGCGCCCGAAGAGCGCGGCGACGTGGGGGTTGCGGACGGCGTAGATGAGGGGGTTGACGGCCCCGTTGGcccaggccacccagctggccacGGCGTGGGCGGCGGGCGAGACGGAGAggcggccggtggcggcggccAGCCCCAGCAGGCAGCAGGGCCCCCAGCAGCAGATGAGGGCCACGATCATGACCAGGACGGTGGTGGCGGTGCGCATCTCCCCGCGGGGGCGCGGCAGGGGGCCGCAGGGGGGCAGGGGGCGCACCCGGCTCTCGGAGAGGCGCAGGGCCCGGCAGAGGTGGTAGTGGCAGAAGCACATGAGGGCGAAGGGCAGCAGGAAGCCCAGGGCGATGAGGGCGGCGCCGTAGGGGGCCCCCCGGCGCGGGGAGCCCCCCGGCAGGGCGTAGGGGCAGTGGGGGGCCCCCAGGccggcctcctccccctcctcctccccctggcgGGCCAGCAGGGGCCAGGGGGCCAT
This window contains:
- the GPR135 gene encoding G-protein coupled receptor 135, which translates into the protein MAEASWAALGRNGSEPGGPGWRGWPGAGLAAAAALLLLTLALSALGNGAVVVAVGRRRQLRTVPNAFVLSLALAQLLGGLVCLPAGLAGVLRGRPPGAWAWGAGLCRAAAALHAALGAAAALSLALLAVERYGALARRPPRAMGRRRAAQLLAAAWLAALGLMAPWPLLARQGEEEGEEAGLGAPHCPYALPGGSPRRGAPYGAALIALGFLLPFALMCFCHYHLCRALRLSESRVRPLPPCGPLPRPRGEMRTATTVLVMIVALICCWGPCCLLGLAAATGRLSVSPAAHAVASWVAWANGAVNPLIYAVRNPHVAALFGRRHREGGYRARKDLAAYLAAAREHRPEAKSRAQRYASHGHGGTAGSTLGSSSPASGGEVAMWACKNPAVLFCRDGQLDTLSEVGTHLKSETVDTSL